In one window of Paraburkholderia phymatum STM815 DNA:
- a CDS encoding accessory factor UbiK family protein, translating to MKQPNDVFNDFQARVSDLFKNSPAKDVERNVRAMLSQGFSKLDLVTREEFDTQTQVLVRTRARLEELERRVAELEQKLPVSQSS from the coding sequence ATGAAACAACCAAACGACGTGTTCAACGACTTTCAGGCACGCGTCTCTGATCTGTTCAAAAACTCGCCGGCGAAAGATGTCGAACGCAACGTGCGCGCAATGCTGTCGCAAGGGTTCTCGAAGCTCGATCTGGTGACGCGCGAAGAATTCGATACCCAAACGCAGGTGCTCGTGCGCACTCGTGCACGGCTTGAGGAACTGGAACGGCGTGTCGCCGAGCTCGAGCAGAAGCTGCCCGTGAGCCAGTCCTCG
- a CDS encoding P-II family nitrogen regulator, producing MKLITAIIKPFKLDEAREALSAIGVSGITVTEVKGFGRQKGHTELYRGAEYVVDFLPKVKIEAAVSDDIVDQAIEALERAARTGKIGDGKIFVTPIEQVIRIRTGETGADAL from the coding sequence ATGAAACTCATTACCGCAATCATCAAGCCGTTCAAGCTCGATGAGGCGCGCGAAGCCCTGTCGGCCATCGGCGTCTCAGGGATCACGGTAACGGAAGTCAAAGGGTTCGGCCGGCAGAAGGGCCACACGGAGTTGTATCGGGGAGCGGAGTACGTCGTCGACTTTCTGCCGAAGGTGAAGATCGAAGCCGCGGTGTCGGACGACATCGTCGACCAGGCGATCGAAGCGCTCGAGCGCGCGGCACGTACGGGCAAGATCGGCGACGGAAAGATTTTCGTCACGCCGATCGAACAGGTGATTCGTATTCGTACCGGCGAGACCGGCGCGGACGCACTGTAA
- a CDS encoding ammonium transporter has product MRKLLMSLLMAGSLLSVGIGAALADDASAPAAASAPDATASAPAASDAAAAPAASAPAADASAAPAASAPADASAAAAASDAAPAAPTAPFSVDSSKISSGDTAWMLTSTALVLFMTVPGLALFYAGMVRKKNVLATVMQSFAITALVTVIWTVLGYSLAFTPGGSFLGGFSRVMLHGMAYIKGDKATTLTVSHLAPTIPESVYFVYQMTFAIITPALITGAFADRMKFSAMLIFMTLWSIIVYSPIAHMVWEPTGWLATAGILDFAGGTVVHINAGIAGLVCCLVLGKRTGYGKDSMAPHNLVLTMIGASMLWVGWFGFNAGSAVAADGRAGFAMLTTQIATGIAALGWMFAEWIAKGKPSVLGIASGAVAGLVAITPASGFVGVGGALAIGLIAGVVCFWSATWLKHKMGYDDSLDAFGVHCIGGIVGAILTGVFAVKDIGGFDGSVLLQAKGVVTTLVYSGVISFILLKIIDMTIGLRVTEEEEREGLDVILHGEHVE; this is encoded by the coding sequence ATGCGTAAATTATTGATGTCCCTGCTGATGGCCGGCTCGCTGCTGTCGGTCGGCATCGGTGCAGCCCTCGCGGACGACGCGTCGGCGCCTGCCGCGGCTTCCGCCCCGGACGCGACCGCGAGCGCGCCGGCTGCATCCGATGCAGCCGCAGCGCCCGCGGCGAGCGCACCTGCCGCCGACGCTTCCGCTGCACCGGCAGCCAGCGCCCCCGCCGACGCGTCGGCAGCGGCAGCCGCTTCGGACGCTGCGCCCGCCGCGCCGACCGCACCGTTCTCGGTCGATTCGTCGAAGATCAGCTCGGGCGACACGGCCTGGATGCTGACCTCCACGGCGCTCGTACTGTTCATGACGGTCCCCGGTCTCGCGCTCTTCTACGCCGGCATGGTCCGCAAGAAGAACGTGCTTGCCACGGTCATGCAGAGCTTCGCGATCACCGCGCTCGTCACAGTGATCTGGACGGTGCTCGGCTACAGCCTCGCGTTCACGCCGGGCGGCTCGTTCCTCGGCGGCTTCTCGCGCGTGATGCTGCACGGTATGGCATATATCAAGGGCGACAAAGCGACGACGCTGACGGTCAGCCACCTCGCGCCGACCATTCCGGAATCGGTCTACTTCGTCTATCAGATGACGTTCGCGATCATCACGCCGGCACTGATTACGGGCGCGTTTGCTGACCGGATGAAGTTCTCGGCAATGCTGATCTTCATGACCCTGTGGTCGATCATCGTCTACTCGCCGATCGCGCACATGGTCTGGGAGCCGACGGGCTGGCTGGCGACGGCAGGCATCCTCGACTTCGCGGGCGGCACGGTGGTGCACATCAACGCGGGTATCGCAGGTCTGGTTTGCTGTCTCGTGCTCGGCAAGCGCACGGGTTACGGCAAGGATTCGATGGCGCCGCACAACCTCGTGCTGACGATGATCGGTGCATCGATGCTGTGGGTAGGCTGGTTCGGCTTCAACGCGGGTTCGGCAGTCGCTGCTGACGGCCGTGCCGGTTTCGCGATGCTGACGACGCAGATTGCAACGGGCATTGCCGCACTGGGCTGGATGTTCGCCGAATGGATTGCGAAGGGTAAGCCGTCGGTGCTCGGTATCGCGTCGGGTGCTGTGGCCGGTCTGGTTGCAATTACGCCCGCTTCGGGTTTCGTCGGCGTGGGCGGCGCGCTCGCCATCGGTCTGATCGCAGGCGTGGTGTGCTTCTGGTCGGCAACGTGGCTCAAGCACAAGATGGGCTACGACGACTCGCTCGATGCGTTCGGCGTGCACTGCATCGGCGGTATCGTCGGCGCAATCCTGACGGGCGTGTTCGCCGTCAAGGATATCGGCGGCTTCGACGGCAGCGTTCTGCTCCAGGCGAAGGGCGTCGTGACGACGCTCGTATACAGCGGCGTGATCAGCTTCATTCTGCTGAAGATCATCGACATGACCATCGGCCTGCGCGTGACGGAAGAAGAAGAACGCGAAGGTCTGGACGTGATCCTGCACGGCGAACACGTCGAATAA
- the gshA gene encoding glutamate--cysteine ligase, whose product MVPHLVTALNGPLLDLERKILDATPAIERWFRLEWQEHTPPFYCSVDLRNAGFKLAPVDTNLFPGAFNNLPQETLPLAVQAAMASIEKICPDAKNLLVIPERHTRNAFYLENVARLATIMRQAGLNVRFGTLDENVVGPVTIALSDGQKIVLEPLERSARRIGLKNFDPCSILLNNDLSGGIPSVLENLHEQYVLPPLHAGWAVRRKSTHFSCYDDVAKKFAKLVEIDPWMINPYFAHVEGVDFEARTGEEALADAIDGVLKKIAKKYREYGISERPYVVIKSDAGTYGMGVMTVHDASEVAALTQGERTKMATTKEGLEVHDMIVQEGVYTFERIGEEVAEPVVYMIDRYVVGGFYRVHGSRERDQNLNAPGMHFVPLGFEHTALPDAHAKPGAAPPNRFYMYGVVGRLGLLAASVELERTDPEAIQV is encoded by the coding sequence ATGGTTCCGCATTTAGTTACGGCGTTAAACGGCCCGCTGCTCGATCTCGAGCGGAAGATCCTCGACGCCACGCCTGCAATCGAACGCTGGTTCCGCCTCGAATGGCAGGAGCACACGCCGCCGTTCTATTGTTCGGTGGATCTGCGTAACGCCGGTTTCAAGCTCGCGCCCGTCGACACGAACCTCTTCCCCGGCGCGTTCAACAATCTGCCGCAGGAAACGTTGCCGCTGGCTGTGCAGGCGGCGATGGCGTCGATCGAAAAGATCTGCCCGGATGCGAAGAATCTGCTCGTGATTCCCGAGCGTCACACGCGCAATGCGTTCTACCTGGAGAATGTCGCGCGGCTCGCGACCATCATGCGTCAGGCGGGCCTGAACGTCCGCTTCGGCACGCTCGACGAGAACGTCGTCGGGCCCGTCACGATTGCGCTGTCGGACGGCCAGAAGATCGTGCTGGAGCCGCTGGAGCGCTCGGCGCGCCGCATCGGACTGAAGAATTTCGATCCGTGCTCGATCCTGTTGAACAACGATCTGTCGGGCGGCATTCCGTCCGTGCTGGAGAACCTGCACGAGCAATATGTGCTCCCGCCGCTGCACGCCGGCTGGGCCGTGCGCCGCAAGTCGACGCACTTCTCCTGCTATGACGACGTCGCGAAGAAGTTCGCGAAGTTGGTCGAGATCGACCCGTGGATGATCAATCCATACTTTGCACATGTCGAAGGCGTCGACTTCGAGGCGCGCACGGGCGAGGAAGCGCTCGCCGACGCGATCGACGGCGTGCTGAAGAAGATCGCGAAGAAATACCGCGAGTACGGCATTTCGGAACGGCCGTATGTCGTGATCAAGTCGGACGCGGGAACGTACGGGATGGGCGTGATGACCGTGCATGACGCGTCGGAGGTCGCCGCGCTCACGCAGGGCGAACGCACGAAAATGGCGACCACAAAGGAAGGGCTCGAAGTACATGACATGATCGTGCAGGAAGGCGTCTATACGTTTGAGCGGATCGGCGAGGAAGTGGCCGAGCCCGTCGTGTACATGATCGACCGGTATGTGGTGGGCGGGTTCTATCGCGTGCACGGCAGCCGCGAACGCGATCAGAACCTGAATGCGCCAGGCATGCATTTCGTGCCGCTCGGCTTCGAGCACACCGCGCTGCCGGATGCGCATGCGAAGCCGGGCGCCGCACCGCCCAACCGGTTCTACATGTACGGCGTGGTGGGGCGGCTCGGGCTGCTGGCGGCATCGGTGGAACTGGAGCGGACCGACCCGGAAGCGATCCAGGTCTGA
- the gshB gene encoding glutathione synthase, with protein sequence MDILFIADPLSRFKIYKDSTYAMMAEAAKRGHTLYACEPQHLAWTGSGVEADVYRFEIVGDQADGHRDVWHEAQPVEARTLASFGAVLMRKDPPFDMEYVTSTWLLELAERAGARIFNKPQAIRDHSEKMAIGEFAQFVAPTLVTRDPARLRAFHAEHSDVILKPLDGMGGMGVFRVKADGMNLGSIVEMLSHDGARSVMAQKFIPEIKAGDKRILLIGGEPVPYSLARIPQGSEVRGNLAAGGLGVAQPLTARDREIAEALGPVLKARGLLLVGLDAIGDWLTEVNVTSPTCFREIMDQTGFDVAAMFIDALERAVG encoded by the coding sequence ATGGACATTCTCTTCATCGCCGACCCGCTTTCCCGCTTCAAGATCTACAAGGACTCGACCTACGCGATGATGGCTGAGGCTGCGAAGCGCGGCCACACGCTGTACGCGTGCGAGCCGCAGCATCTGGCGTGGACGGGCAGCGGGGTCGAGGCGGACGTGTATCGCTTCGAGATCGTCGGCGATCAGGCGGACGGTCATCGCGACGTGTGGCACGAGGCGCAGCCCGTCGAGGCGCGCACGCTCGCGAGTTTCGGCGCCGTGCTGATGCGCAAGGACCCGCCGTTCGACATGGAATATGTGACATCGACGTGGCTGCTCGAACTGGCCGAACGCGCGGGCGCACGGATCTTCAACAAGCCGCAGGCGATCCGGGATCACTCGGAAAAGATGGCGATCGGCGAGTTTGCGCAGTTCGTCGCACCGACGCTGGTCACGCGCGACCCCGCGCGTCTGCGTGCATTTCATGCCGAGCACAGCGATGTGATCCTGAAGCCGCTCGACGGCATGGGCGGCATGGGCGTGTTCCGCGTGAAGGCGGACGGCATGAACCTCGGCTCGATCGTCGAGATGCTGAGCCATGACGGTGCGCGTTCGGTGATGGCGCAGAAGTTCATCCCCGAAATCAAGGCGGGCGACAAGCGCATTCTGCTCATCGGCGGCGAGCCGGTGCCGTATTCCCTCGCGCGGATTCCGCAGGGCAGCGAGGTGCGCGGCAATCTCGCTGCGGGCGGCCTCGGCGTCGCACAACCGCTGACGGCGCGCGATCGCGAGATCGCCGAAGCGCTCGGGCCGGTGCTGAAGGCACGGGGGCTGCTGCTGGTCGGGCTCGACGCGATCGGCGACTGGCTGACGGAAGTGAACGTCACGAGCCCGACGTGCTTTCGCGAGATCATGGATCAAACGGGTTTCGATGTCGCGGCGATGTTCATCGATGCGCTAGAGCGCGCCGTCGGTTGA
- a CDS encoding PTS sugar transporter subunit IIA: MAGILIIAHAPFATALRECVAHIYGGLPARIGVIDVSADCDPAQVVAFAHAEIDRLKEENGALVLTDMFGATPANIAGRLATVPDVRVLAGVNLPMLVRAVCYRATPLDVLVDKALAGATKGIHAVGPATPPAACVMSTTDCMPDQALAETCKTGAGTSCNRNDA; the protein is encoded by the coding sequence ATGGCAGGCATTCTGATCATTGCGCACGCTCCCTTCGCCACCGCGCTACGCGAGTGTGTCGCTCATATTTACGGCGGCTTGCCCGCCCGCATCGGTGTGATCGACGTATCGGCGGATTGCGATCCGGCTCAGGTCGTCGCGTTCGCACATGCGGAGATCGACAGGCTGAAGGAAGAAAACGGCGCGCTCGTGCTGACGGACATGTTTGGGGCCACGCCTGCGAACATCGCGGGCCGGCTCGCGACGGTTCCCGATGTGCGCGTGCTGGCGGGCGTCAATCTGCCGATGCTGGTGCGCGCTGTCTGCTATCGCGCAACGCCGCTCGACGTACTGGTCGACAAGGCACTGGCCGGCGCGACAAAAGGCATTCACGCCGTCGGCCCGGCGACGCCGCCCGCGGCTTGCGTCATGAGCACGACCGATTGCATGCCCGACCAGGCGCTCGCCGAAACCTGCAAGACGGGCGCAGGAACCAGTTGCAATCGGAACGACGCGTGA
- a CDS encoding HPr family phosphocarrier protein produces the protein MLQQETTIVNKLGLHARASAKLTQLAANFQAEIWMSRNGRRINAKSIMGVMMLAAGIGSTVVIETEGADEKEAMDALLQLIADKFGEGQ, from the coding sequence ATGCTGCAACAGGAAACGACTATCGTAAACAAGCTGGGCCTGCACGCACGCGCGTCGGCGAAGCTGACGCAACTGGCCGCCAACTTTCAGGCGGAAATCTGGATGAGCCGCAATGGCCGGCGCATCAACGCGAAGAGCATCATGGGCGTGATGATGCTGGCCGCGGGCATCGGCAGCACAGTGGTGATCGAGACGGAAGGCGCCGACGAAAAAGAAGCGATGGACGCGCTGCTTCAACTGATCGCCGACAAATTCGGCGAGGGACAATAA
- the ptsP gene encoding phosphoenolpyruvate--protein phosphotransferase, whose product MSFTLHGIPVSRGIAIGRAYLIAPAALDVDHYLIEPSQIEGEVERFRAAQAVVHRELAELRADLAADAPSEMGAFIDVHAMILNDAMLVQETIDLIRTRRYNVEWALTEQLERLTRHFDEVEDEYLRERKADIEQVVERVLKALAGATGALVNGIHGRCDEMIVVAHDIAPADMMQFKTQTFQGFVTDLGGRTSHTAIVARSLGIPAAVGVQHASALIRQDDLIIVDGDHGIVIVDPAPIVLEEYSYRQSEKALEARKLQRLKFSPTQTVCGTRIELCANIELPDDAQAALDAGATGIGLFRTEFLFMNTKDRMPEEEEQFAAYRRAVELMNGMPVTIRTIDVGADKPLESIGDEFETAPNPALGLRAIRWSLSEPHMFLTQLRAILRASAFGSVKILIPMLAHAREIDQTLDLIQEAKRQLDDAGLAYDPNVRVGAMIEIPAAAIALPLFLKRLDFLSIGTNDLIQYTLAIDRADNAVAHLYDPLHPAVLHLIAFTLREAKRAGVPVSICGEMAGDPSLTRLLLGMGLTEFSMHPSQLLLVKQEVLRAQLKALEKPVADVLAAFEPEEVQSALERVAQA is encoded by the coding sequence GTGTCCTTCACGCTGCATGGAATTCCCGTGTCACGCGGTATCGCCATCGGGCGGGCATATCTGATCGCCCCGGCTGCACTGGACGTCGACCACTATCTGATCGAGCCCTCGCAGATCGAGGGCGAGGTGGAGCGTTTTCGTGCGGCGCAGGCAGTCGTGCATCGGGAACTCGCCGAACTCCGCGCCGATCTCGCCGCGGACGCGCCCTCTGAAATGGGCGCCTTCATCGACGTGCATGCCATGATCCTGAACGACGCGATGCTCGTTCAGGAAACCATCGACCTCATCCGTACGCGCCGCTACAACGTGGAGTGGGCGCTGACCGAGCAGCTCGAACGTCTCACGCGCCACTTCGACGAAGTAGAAGACGAGTATCTGCGCGAGCGCAAGGCCGACATCGAACAGGTGGTCGAGCGCGTGCTGAAGGCGCTCGCGGGCGCGACGGGTGCGCTCGTCAATGGCATTCATGGGCGCTGCGACGAAATGATCGTCGTCGCGCACGACATCGCGCCCGCCGACATGATGCAGTTCAAGACGCAGACGTTCCAGGGCTTCGTGACGGATCTGGGCGGCCGTACCTCGCATACGGCGATCGTCGCGCGCAGTCTCGGCATTCCCGCGGCGGTCGGCGTGCAGCACGCAAGCGCACTGATCCGGCAGGATGATCTGATCATTGTCGACGGCGATCACGGCATCGTGATCGTCGATCCCGCGCCGATCGTGCTCGAAGAGTACTCCTACCGGCAGAGCGAAAAGGCGCTGGAAGCGCGCAAGCTGCAGCGCCTGAAGTTCTCGCCGACACAGACGGTGTGCGGCACGCGTATCGAGCTGTGCGCGAACATCGAATTGCCCGACGACGCGCAGGCCGCGCTCGACGCGGGCGCGACAGGGATCGGCCTGTTCCGCACCGAGTTTCTGTTCATGAACACGAAGGACCGGATGCCGGAGGAGGAAGAGCAGTTCGCCGCATACCGCCGCGCCGTCGAGTTGATGAACGGCATGCCCGTGACGATCCGCACGATCGACGTCGGCGCGGATAAGCCGCTCGAGTCGATCGGCGACGAGTTCGAGACGGCGCCCAACCCGGCGCTCGGTCTGCGCGCGATCCGTTGGAGCCTGTCCGAGCCGCACATGTTTCTCACGCAACTGCGCGCGATTCTCCGCGCATCGGCGTTCGGTTCGGTGAAGATCCTGATTCCGATGCTTGCGCACGCGCGCGAGATCGATCAGACGCTCGACCTCATTCAGGAAGCCAAGCGCCAGCTCGATGACGCGGGCCTCGCGTACGATCCGAACGTGCGCGTCGGCGCGATGATCGAGATTCCGGCGGCGGCGATCGCGTTGCCGCTGTTCCTGAAGCGGCTCGATTTCCTCTCGATCGGCACCAATGACCTGATCCAGTACACGCTCGCGATCGATCGCGCGGACAACGCAGTGGCGCATCTGTACGACCCGCTGCATCCCGCCGTTCTGCATTTGATCGCGTTTACGCTTCGCGAGGCGAAGCGTGCGGGTGTGCCGGTGTCGATCTGCGGAGAAATGGCGGGCGATCCGTCGCTCACGCGCCTGCTGCTCGGCATGGGACTGACGGAGTTCTCGATGCATCCGAGCCAGTTGCTGCTCGTGAAGCAGGAGGTGCTGCGCGCTCAGCTGAAGGCGCTGGAAAAGCCGGTTGCCGACGTGCTGGCCGCGTTCGAACCGGAAGAGGTGCAGTCAGCGCTGGAGCGGGTCGCACAGGCCTGA